The Streptomyces lienomycini sequence CGACGGCATCGTGGAGAACATGTTCGCCTCCGACCTGGCGTTTCTCCAGGACTTCTACCGCCAGATCAACGCGGAGGGGCACACCCGCGCGGCCGTCGCGTGCCCGCACTGCTCGGAGGCCTTCGAGGTGGAACTGGGCGGGAGCCGCCTGGGGGAATCGTGACGTACGCGACCGACCGGCTGCACGAGGAGATCGCGTACGTCGCCTACCACTTCCACTGGAGCCTGGAGGCGATCCTGGACCTGGAACACCAGGACCGCCGCCGGTACACGGACCAGATCGCGTCCCTCGTGACGCGTGGCACGGCGGAGGGCTGATCGGTGGGATTCCTGGACCGGCTGCGGGGCCGTCGGGACGGCACGGACGGACTCGGGAGCGAAGGCGGGGACGGAGACGGGGCAAGGACCCCGTCCGCCGGTCCGGCCCCGGGCTCGGGTCCGGCTCCGGGCTCGGGCTCTGCTCCGGCTTCGGACTCGGGTCCGGCTTCGGGCTCGGGCGTGGACGGGGGCACGGCGGGTACGGCCGGCTCGGCGCCCGTCGCCGTCGCCGCCTGGACGGGCCTGCCGCCGATCCAGCGGGCCACGGGCGCGGCCCGTACGGG is a genomic window containing:
- a CDS encoding DUF6760 family protein, with the translated sequence MTYATDRLHEEIAYVAYHFHWSLEAILDLEHQDRRRYTDQIASLVTRGTAEG